In Microbacterium sp. ABRD28, the genomic stretch TCGACCTCGGCGGGCTCTTCGGGGTCGGTCTCTTCGATGTAGGGACCGAAGCGGCCGTCCTTGACCACGACCAGCTTGCCGTTGGCCGGGTTGGTGCCGAGGACGCGGTTGCCCGCGACCGGGGCGTCGCGCAGCTCCTGCACCTTCTCGGGGGTGAGCTCGTCGGGAGCGAGGTCGTCGGGGATGTTCACCCGGCGCGGCTCGGCCTCGGGCTGCTCGGGATCGGTGATCTCGAGGTAGGGCCCGAACTTGCCGAAACGCAGGGTGGCGGTGTCGGTGATGCGGGTCGAGTTCAGCTCGCGGGCGTCGATCTCGCCGAGGTTCTCGACGATGTTGCGCAGGCCCGGGTGCTCCTCGTTGCCGAAATAGAAGGCGCGGAGCCAATCGGTGCGGCGCTGCTCGCCACGAGCGATGCGGTCGAGGTCGTCCTCGAGGGCGGCGGTGAAGTCGTAGTCGACCAGGTCGGCGAAGTGCTGTTCGAGCAGTCGCACGACACTGAAGGCGAGCCAGCTGGGCACGAGGGCCTGTCCGCGCTTGCGGACGTAGCCGCGATCGAGGATCACGTCGATGATGCTCGCGAACGTCGAGGGACGCCCGATCCCCTTCTCCTCCAACGCCTTGACCAGGCTCGCCTCGGTGTAGCGCGGTTTCGGCGACGTCGCGTGACCCTTGGCTTCGATGTCGCGCAGGCGAACCTGGTCGCCCACGCTCAGCACGGGCAGGGACTGATCGTCGCTGCGGTGGGAATCCCCCCGCTTCTCGTCGGTGCCCTCTTCGTAAGCCTCGAGGAAGCCCTTGAAGGTGTAGACGGTGCCCGATGCGGTGAACTCGGCGCGCTGGACGACGCCGTCGACCGAGACGTCCGCGGTGATGGTCACCGTCGTCGTCTCGTATTTGGCGTCGGACATCTGGCTGGCGACGGTGCGCTTCCAGATGAGGTCGTACATCCGCAGCTCATCGCGATCGAGCTGATCCTTCACGGAGGACGGCGTCCGGAAATCCTCACCCGAGGGGCGGATCGCCTCGTGGGCCTCCTGGGCGTTCTTGCTGTTGTTGCGGTACGTCCGGGGATTGGCCGGCACGGCCTTGTCGCCGTACAGGCTCACCGCCTGCGCACGAGCCGCCGTGACCGCCTGGGCCGACAGCGCCGTCGAGTCGGTGCGCATATAGGTGATGTAGCCCTTTTCGTACAGACGCTGCGCCACGCCCATGGCGTGCTTCGCGCTCATCGAGAGCTTCCGCCCCGCCTCCTGCTGAAGCGTCGAGGTGGTGAAGGGGGGCTTGGGACTGCGGGTGCCGGGCTTGGATTCCAGACCCGAGACGGATGCTTCGCCGGCCGCCTCCAGCGCGGCGGCCAGGGCACGCGCCCGAACCTCATCGAGGACGACGACCGCCTTCTTCAGCTGACCGGCGTCGTCGAAGTCGGTGCCACGGGCGAGGGCGGCGCCGTCCAGGCGCGCGAGACGCGCCGTGAACGGCTGGGCGCCGTCGGCGAGCGATCCCTTGACCGCTCCCGTCTCGACGTCCCAATAGCTGGCCGTGACGAAGGCCATCCGCTCGCGCTCGCGGTCGACCACCATCCGAGTCGCCGCGGACTGCACACGACCGGCGCTCAACGCCGCGCCTTCCCGACCGCTGCCGACCTTGCGCCACAGAACCGGCGAGACATCCCAGCCGTAGAGCCGGTCGAGGACGCGTCGGGTCTCCTGGGCGTCGACGAGAGCGTGATCGAGTTCACGGGTGTTGTCGACCGCGGCGCGGATGGCGTCCTTCGTGATCTCGTGGAAGACCATGCGCTTGACGGGCACCTTGGGCTTGAGCACCTCGAGCAGATGCCACGCGATCGCCTCGCCCTCACGGTCCTCATCGGTGGCGAGGAGGACTTCGTCGGCCCCCTTCAACGCACGCTTGAGTTCAGCGACGGTTTTGGTCTTGCGGTCGTTTACGACGTAGAGGGGATCGAAGTCGTTGTCGATGTCGATCGAGTACTTGCCGTACGCGGCCTTCTTGTCGGCCGGGATGTCCTTCTTGTTCGCCAGGTCGCGAATGTGCCCGACCGAGCTGAGCACCTCGTATCCGTCGCCGAGGTACCCCTGAATGGAGCGCATCTTCGTCGGGGACTCGACGATGACGAGCTTCTTGCCTGTGGATGCCACGGGGGTCCTTTCTTCGTTGCACACCATACACACCGCACAGGGGGGTGATCGCTGAGAGCGGGAGCGGCGTTCCCCCGGGGCGTCACGGGAAAGCGGGCGGCCCGGCGCGGGCCGACGCCGAGACCGGGAGGCCGAGGACGCGGCCTTCGACCGTCACGGTCGCGATGAGGTCGTCGAGCTCGCAGCGGACGAGCTCGGCCCCGATGGTGGCCGCCAGTTGCTCGGCTCGCTCGCAGGGCACCCCCGACAGCACGCCCGACGCGGCGTCGGCGGCGGCGAGTGCGGCCGCATCGGCGGCGCCCGCCACGCGTTGGGCCTGGACGGCGGCGCCGCCCACGGCGAGCAGACCCACCGCGAGTGCGGCGGTCACGCCGACGACGCCGACGGCGATCGACGTGCCGGCCACCGGATCACCATCCCCCGGACAGCCCGCAGCTGCGCGCCGTCAGGGTCATCGGCAGGACGGGGTGCGCCGGCGCGACGGCCGATACGCACACGAGATCTCCTTCGTGCGACACGGTGCCCCGAGCACCCGCCACGGCAGCCCTGATCGCGCCGTGGACGCGATCACCGTCTTCGCCGCGCGCGGCGAGGCGCGCCGCGTCTGCGGCGGCGTCCTGAAGCCGCACCTGCTGGGCAGAAACCGTCAACGCGGCGACCGAAAGCAGGACCACGACGATGACGGCGGGCAGCGCCACCGCGAACTCGGCGACGACCGACCCCCGGTCGCCGCCGAGCTCACGGCCCCTCACGCCACCGTCAGGGCGAGGCGGACCAGTTCGGTCAGGATGCCCCGCACCTCGTCGCTGCGCATGATCAGGACGAGGAGGCCGGCGAAAGCGACGGCGGCAAGCGTGGCGGAATTAAGGCTGAAGTGTCGATGTCCGAGCGCGCCGCTAACGTAGACGCACCCCGGCGAGGGGCGAAACGGAATGAGGACTGTTATGACCGACGCGGAAACTAAGGCTGCCGACGGCGAAACGAAAAAGTACAACATCGCTGAAGATCCCGACGAGCCGACGCTCGAAGACCTGACGTCGCCGGACTTGACCTTGAATGACGTTCTAGACGTCTTCTTCGGAACGGGCGAAGAGGCTGACGACGTTGAGATCCCCTTGACTCTCGTAGTCCAGGGATTGGTGGTCAGCGGCACAGCCATCAGCCGCCCTGCATGGGTGCGGGGACTAACGGAATCAGGCGGCGAAACGGAAGGAACCGTGACTCACGCACTCCGCCTCCGCTGGGAGCAAGATCAGGTGGATTCAGTAGCGATGCGTGATCGGCGAATCGAAGCCGGACTGCCGAGCCTCACGAGGAAGTTCGTCCATCTCAAGGACGCCTCCCTCATGCCGAGCGGCGGGAATGGGCGAGTTGTCGCCCCCTACTTCCGGGCACGACTCAGCGAAATCGGCGGTTGGACACTCGGCGCCGCGACCTTCAACGAGTGACGCAG encodes the following:
- a CDS encoding TadE family type IV pilus minor pilin produces the protein MRGRELGGDRGSVVAEFAVALPAVIVVVLLSVAALTVSAQQVRLQDAAADAARLAARGEDGDRVHGAIRAAVAGARGTVSHEGDLVCVSAVAPAHPVLPMTLTARSCGLSGGW
- the topA gene encoding type I DNA topoisomerase, whose product is MASTGKKLVIVESPTKMRSIQGYLGDGYEVLSSVGHIRDLANKKDIPADKKAAYGKYSIDIDNDFDPLYVVNDRKTKTVAELKRALKGADEVLLATDEDREGEAIAWHLLEVLKPKVPVKRMVFHEITKDAIRAAVDNTRELDHALVDAQETRRVLDRLYGWDVSPVLWRKVGSGREGAALSAGRVQSAATRMVVDRERERMAFVTASYWDVETGAVKGSLADGAQPFTARLARLDGAALARGTDFDDAGQLKKAVVVLDEVRARALAAALEAAGEASVSGLESKPGTRSPKPPFTTSTLQQEAGRKLSMSAKHAMGVAQRLYEKGYITYMRTDSTALSAQAVTAARAQAVSLYGDKAVPANPRTYRNNSKNAQEAHEAIRPSGEDFRTPSSVKDQLDRDELRMYDLIWKRTVASQMSDAKYETTTVTITADVSVDGVVQRAEFTASGTVYTFKGFLEAYEEGTDEKRGDSHRSDDQSLPVLSVGDQVRLRDIEAKGHATSPKPRYTEASLVKALEEKGIGRPSTFASIIDVILDRGYVRKRGQALVPSWLAFSVVRLLEQHFADLVDYDFTAALEDDLDRIARGEQRRTDWLRAFYFGNEEHPGLRNIVENLGEIDARELNSTRITDTATLRFGKFGPYLEITDPEQPEAEPRRVNIPDDLAPDELTPEKVQELRDAPVAGNRVLGTNPANGKLVVVKDGRFGPYIEETDPEEPAEVDEATGEVIEEAPKKGKKDAAKAAPKPRTASLFASMTPDTIDLETALRLLDLPRVVGEDPESGEPITAQNGRFGPYLKKGSDSRSLESEQQIFDVTLEQALALYAQPKYGARKASSALKEFDNDPVSGKPIKLRDGRFGPYVTDGETNATIPRGENAMDVTYERAVQLIADKRAKGPAPKRTTRRTTTTTRKPAAKKK
- a CDS encoding Rv3654c family TadE-like protein; the protein is MAGTSIAVGVVGVTAALAVGLLAVGGAAVQAQRVAGAADAAALAAADAASGVLSGVPCERAEQLAATIGAELVRCELDDLIATVTVEGRVLGLPVSASARAGPPAFP